The Saccharomyces mikatae IFO 1815 strain IFO1815 genome assembly, chromosome: 13 genome has a segment encoding these proteins:
- the ERG29 gene encoding Erg29p (similar to Saccharomyces cerevisiae YMR134W; ancestral locus Anc_2.397) — MSLKDRYLDLESELIHKLQELPYVHQFVHDRISGRITLFLIVVGTLAFFNELYITIEMSLLQKNTSEELERGRIDESLRLHRMLVSDEYHGKEYKDEKSGIVIEEFEDRDKFFAKPVFVSELDVKCNVIVDGKELLSTPLIFHVEFSPEDYENEKRPEFGATLRVLRLRLYHYFKDCEIYRDIIKNEDRDEAKKFTISNGVKIYNHKDELLPLNIDDVQLCFLKIDTGNTIKCDFIL; from the coding sequence atgtcATTAAAGGATAGATATCTAGATCTCGAATCAGAATTGATACATAAACTACAGGAATTGCCATATGTTCATCAATTCGTTCACGATCGAATAAGTGGTAGAATCACACTCTTTTTGATAGTGGTGGGCACACTGGCGTTTTTCAATGAACTGTATATAACCATTGAAATGAGCCtcttacaaaaaaacaCCTCTGAAGAATTAGAGCGCGGAAGAATTGATGAAAGTTTAAGGCTTCATAGGATGTTAGTAAGTGATGAATATCACGGTAAAGAATACAAGGATGAGAAAAGCGGGATTGTAATCGAGGAGTTTGAAGATCGAGACAAATTTTTCGCAAAGCCGGTGTTTGTGTCAGAGTTGGATGTTAAATGTAACGTTATTGTGGATGGGAAAGAACTTTTATCTACCCCGTTAATATTTCATGTGGAATTTTCGCCAGAAGATtacgaaaatgaaaagagacCTGAATTTGGCGCTACTTTGCGTGTACTGAGGCTGAGACTTTACCACTACTTCAAAGATTGTGAAATATATCGCGATATAATAAAGAACGAAGATCGTGATGAAGCAAAAAAGTTCACAATTTCCAATGGTGTCAAAATTTACAATCATAAAGATGAACTACTTCCATTGAACATTGATGATGTTCAGTTATGTTTCTTAAAAATTGACACTGGGAACACAATAAAATGCGATTTTATATTATGA
- the REC114 gene encoding Rec114p (similar to Saccharomyces cerevisiae REC114 (YMR133W); ancestral locus Anc_2.399): MYEYCSVTIKKYSKYTIPSLAPNGFYSMLEPPQIDKWQHLSTNCTLQFRVLLMDLGQVVIHIVLNNSTLLENIKLPLGNNQDMIQFSCKCPIISCKYISEEFGPKMLRRFQINLPNEIDFNKTIVSLKNLNFILRTAKTSIARNMITNQVLDIKNSKKADFTESTNVSGYKNSNAQFQTQNMIMDFSQRYQEEPEREASIHPNNILTHKNFPIAQPSWPKTDLSAGHSSQDLNTPLTTQAVSSWPEPLNVQLPEASQILPKITGCFPNIVNQKKNIDPIVDLASSRKNISERATTLLDVHTPKEQTEKDVQVQSSTVLATTPPKICGLDKENPTAQNANIMTKVDNKLDGSQRSKNANTPCRNEEPILNGLFNGTKEKTYLDEGTSLSVKNVNMNASRKISKRLIKKKLKDEDFIKWVNKVETVLSKMFEK; this comes from the exons ATGTATGAATACTGTTCCGTTACAATCAAGAAATACTCAAAGTACACAATTCCTTCCCTCGCCCCAAATGGGTTTTACTCAATGCTTGAACCTCCTCAGATAGACAAATGGCAACACCTTTCCACTAATTGTACTCTTCAATTTCGGGTCCTATTGATGGACTTGGGACAAGTTGTTATTCATATTGTTCTCAATAACTCAACTCTACTAGAAAACATTAAGCTGCCGCTTGGAAATAACCAAGATATGATACAATTTTCATGTAAATGCCCTATAATCTCTTGCAAATATATCTCCGAGGAATTTGGGCCAAAAATGTTGAGAAGATTTCAAATCAATCTACCAAATGAAATTGACTTCAACAAAACTattgtttctttaaaaaatctcAATTTTATTCTAAGAACAGCTAAGACTTCAATAGCTCGGAACATGATAACAAACCAGGTATTGGACATAAAAAACAGTAAAAAGGCTGATTTCACTGAAAGTACAAATGTCAGTGGATATAAAAATTCTAACGCACAATTTCAAACACAAAATATGATTATGGATTTTAGCCAACGTTATCAGGAAGAACCTGAAAGAGAGGCAAGTATTCACCCCAATAACATTTTGACTCACAAAAACTTCCCCATTGCTCAACCAAGCTGGCCAAAAACGGATTTAAGTGCGGGGCATTCTTCACAAGATCTTAACACTCCATTGACTACACAGGCTGTATCAAGTTGGCCAGAGCCACTAAATGTACAGCTACCGGAAGCTTCCCAAATCCTACCAAAGATTACTGGCTGTTTCCCCAACATAgtaaaccaaaaaaaaaatatcgaTCCCATTGTTGATCTAGCtagttcaagaaaaaacattTCTGAGCGTGCTACTACCTTATTAGACGTTCATACACCAAAGGAACAAACAGAAAAGGATGTGCAAGTTCAAAGTTCCACTGTTTTAGCTACAACTCCACCAAAAATATGTGGCCTAGACAAGGAAAATCCAACAGCGCAAAATGCCAATATTATGACAAAAGTGGACAATAAGCTAGACGGTTCTCAAAGatcaaaaaatgcaaaTACACCTTGCAGAAATGAAGAACCGATACTAAATGGTTTATTTAACGgaacaaaggaaaaaactTATCTTGACGAGGGAACATCGCTGAGCGTCAAAAATGTCAACATGAATGcgtcaagaaaaatatctAAGCGGCTaattaagaaaaagttgaagGACGAAGACTTCATTAAATGG GTTAATAAGGTCGAAACGGTTCTCAGTAAAATGTTTGAAAAGTGA
- the GID8 gene encoding glucose-induced degradation complex subunit GID8 (similar to Saccharomyces cerevisiae GID8 (YMR135C); ancestral locus Anc_2.396), which produces MTISTLNSDTAKRGSQSGDSKNGGKEFTYGKKCFTREEWKEQVSKYSAMGELYANKTIHYPLKIQPNNSSGAKGDGFATIQTTPIEPTLPRLLLNYFVCMAYEDSSIRMAKELGFIGNNKDVALFNDLYKIKERFLIKRLIKLGQINKAMEEINSIFGLEVLEETFNATESNASRTEKQQQQQQQFDIDGDLHFKLLLLNLIEMIRSHHQQKDASKDSNDFILNLIQYSQEKLAIKASSSIKKMQELELAMTLLLFPFSDSTDGNNIKLPKSLQNLYSISLRSKIADLVNEKLLKFIHPKIQFEISNNNSKFPDLLNSEKKIITQTFTVSNNNLINGSNGTKINHISSDQAINEKVANNEATATTNSVWLNQRHGTAGTDSPTTTFHNLENKNHWNQTSELLISSDAKTKCLEFNNYYSSEFPYEPRLTQIMKLWCWCENQLHHNQIGVPRVEN; this is translated from the coding sequence ATGGAAGGAGCAAGTGAGTAAGTATTCGGCCATGGGCGAGTTGTACGCAAATAAAACAATACATTATCCGTTGAAAATCCAGCCCAACAATAGCAGTGGTGCAAAAGGTGATGGTTTTGCCACTATACAGACCACTCCGATAGAGCCCACGCTGCCTCGGCTCCTGCTGAACTACTTTGTCTGTATGGCTTATGAAGACTCGAGCATCAGGATGGCCAAGGAGCTTGGGTTCATAGGTAATAACAAGGATGTTGCTCTTTTCAATGACCTGTATAAGATCAAAGAGCGTTTCCTCATCAAACGTCTTATCAAGCTGGGTCAAATCAATAAGGCAATGGAGGAGATAAACTCGATCTTTGGGCTGGAGGTGCTAGAGGAGACTTTCAATGCTACAGAAAGTAATGCGAGTAGAACAGAGaagcagcaacagcagcagcaacaattCGATATCGATGGAGACTTACATTTCaagctgttgctgctgaaCTTGATCGAGATGATAAGAAGCCACCATCAACAAAAGGACGCCTCCAAGGACTCAAACGATTTTATACTTAATTTGATTCAGTACTCTCAAGAAAAACTTGCCATAAAGGCTTCATCTAGTATCAAAAAGATGCAAGAGCTGGAATTAGCAATGACTTTGCTACTGTTCCCCTTTTCTGACTCCACGGATGGCAACAACATCAAGCTACCCAAATCGTTACAAAACTTGTACTCAATATCCTTGAGATCCAAGATAGCCGACTTAGTCAACGAAAAGTTGCTCAAGTTTATTCACCCAAAGATCCAGTTCGAAATCAGCAATAATAATTCGAAATTCCCTGATTTGTTAAATtccgaaaaaaaaataattacCCAGACGTTCACGGTGTCTAATAATAATCTCATTAATGGTTCAAATGGCACAAAAATAAACCACATTTCTTCCGACCAAGCAATTAATGAAAAGGTAGCAAACAACGAGGCCACGGCCACTACTAACTCGGTTTGGTTGAATCAAAGGCATGGAACTGCCGGTACAGATTCGCCGACAACGACTTTTCATAActtggaaaacaaaaatcaCTGGAATCAAACTTCTGAATTATTAATTTCCTCCGATGCAAAGACAAAATGTTTAGAATTTAATAATTACTACTCTTCTGAATTTCCCTATGAGCCAAGATTAACGCAGATAATGAAACTGTGGTGTTGGTGTGAAAATCAGCTTCATCACAACCAGATAGGTGTGCCCAGGGTGGAAAATTAA
- the JLP2 gene encoding Jlp2p (similar to Saccharomyces cerevisiae JLP2 (YMR132C); ancestral locus Anc_2.400), whose amino-acid sequence MVYFYESKPTEYSVPYQIVTGKDKFENDLLIKWSYKELNYVWFHADKYSSGHVYLKLHPHEKSIDDVPQEVVHDCLQLCKSESIQGNKMPQCTILITPWHNLRKNKYMNPGEVSFKSLRQCKKMECGARDNKILNRLVKTRVELFNNVEATLNEAKKTKNAEFFVNYIDSNRLNLIEDEKLRRLEKKNKKKKANDDFIKDTLLET is encoded by the coding sequence ATGGTGTATTTCTATGAATCAAAACCAACTGAGTATTCAGTACCCTACCAAATTGTAACCGGTAAagataaatttgaaaacgaTCTGCTAATCAAATGGAGCTATAAAGAGTTGAATTATGTTTGGTTTCACGCTGATAAGTACTCAAGTGGTCATGTTTATTTAAAATTACATCCACATGAGAAATCAATTGATGATGTACCCCAAGAAGTAGTACATGACTGTTTGCAGCTGTGCAAATCAGAATCGATTCAAGGAAATAAAATGCCACAATGCACCATCTTGATCACACCCTGGCATAACCTGAGGAAGAACAAATACATGAATCCTGGTGAAGTATCTTTTAAATCTTTAAGACAGtgtaaaaaaatggaatgcGGAGCAAGAGATAATAAAATACTAAATAGATTGGTCAAGACAAGGGTAGAACTATTTAATAATGTAGAAGCTACACTTAATGAGGCAAAGAAGACCAAAAATGctgaattttttgtaaactATATTGACTCCAATAGGTTGAATcttattgaagatgaaaagcTAAGAAGGctagagaaaaagaacaagaagaagaaggcgAACGATGACTTCATAAAAGATACACTGCTGGAAACGTGA